A genomic stretch from Rhinatrema bivittatum chromosome 9, aRhiBiv1.1, whole genome shotgun sequence includes:
- the LOC115099116 gene encoding G-protein coupled receptor 55-like: MKYFQLVIYIPTFIIGLILNVLALWVFCYTLRKWTESSIYMMNLAISDLLLLISLPFKIYYSSHDKKGPKRLCTFVESLYFINMYGSIFIITCISLDRYVVIKHPFTAKLFRSPKTTLLICCCIWILVWLGSIPIYNFHETNNQTVKCFHKMSDKAWHASIIISLEVFGFLIPLTVMAYCSVQIIRTILRHREMKQGNTNHATCVYIIAANLITFVICFTPSHVGIFLQFLVRQHFIADCSIKQNISLFIQVAMCFSNINCCLDAICYYFAAKEFRARTNKYLILRKTISFLQSSIG, from the coding sequence ATGAAGTACTTCCAGCTGGTGATTTACATTCCAACTTTTATTATTGGCTTGATCCTTAATGTGCTGGCCCTATGGGTGTTTTGCTACACCCTGAGGAAATGGACAGAATCATCTATCTACATGATGAACCTTGCAATATCAGACTTACTGCTACTGATATCCCTTCCATTCAAGATTTACTATTCCAGTCATGATAAGAAGGGGCCAAAAAGATTATGCACTTTTGTGGAGTCCCTCTACTTTATCAACATGTACGGGAGTATTTTTATCATCACTTGCATTAGCTTAGACCGCTATGTTGTCATCAAGCACCCCTTCACAGCCAAACTTTTCAGATCGCCTAAAACGACACTACTGATATGCTGCTGTATTTGGATATTAGTTTGGCTTGGCAGTATTCCTATCTATAATTTTCATGAGACTAATAACCAAACGGTTAAGTGCTTTCACAAAATGTCAGACAAGGCATGGCATGCATCTATCATTATTTCCCTGGAAGTGTTTGGCTTTCTTATCCCTCTGACTGTAATGGCCTACTGCTCTGTCCAAATCATCAGAACTATTCTGCGCCACAGAGAAATGAAACAAGGAAATACAAACCATGCTACCTGTGTGTACATCATTGCTGCAAATCTCATTACATTCGTGATATGTTTCACTCCCAGCCACGTGGGCATTTTTCTCCAGTTCCTAGTGCGGCAACATTTTATTGCAGACTGTTCCATAAAGCAAAACATTAGCCTGTTCATTCAGGTAGCAATGTGCTTTTCCAACATCAACTGCTGTCTTGATGCCATCTGCTATTATTTTGCTGCAAAAGAATTTCGAGCAAGAACCAATAAATACTTGATATTAAGGAAAACAATTTCTTTTCTTCAATCCAGCATTGGATAA